The Salvelinus sp. IW2-2015 linkage group LG15, ASM291031v2, whole genome shotgun sequence genome includes a region encoding these proteins:
- the LOC111974436 gene encoding E3 ubiquitin-protein ligase Arkadia-like, protein MKSEVPSEAQGRQEHLKGPLANPEPMETAKSFPANMEVIGKAGSEFAQLCAETRHRPLSHTGARRDPDRGLPGRKKRKSQQPGPSDCSLKEGRVSEGSLPLQRHQPDLLERRSEDERNPESSFSDCASSPSSSLRFGDSDTLSSEEEVEAGGTGAAGGPQPPQQAPVSTTGGGTGVGLRTILGRTRGSRSHKWARLEVEPVLLKRPCLSGRRPLHRKRFVKPGPGGIQRTQKQKERLLLQRKKREVIARRKYALLHSTSSSSEELTSESSSPSSTEAEDELYVDGSSSSQPSSAAVATAPLPMTADTEQYLASCFAFVLRRSAI, encoded by the exons ATGAAGAGCGAGGTGCCCTCTGAGGCCCAGGGCAGACAGGAGCACCTGAAGGGTCCGCTGGCCAACCCAGAGCCCATGGAGACAGCCAAGAGCTTCCCTGCCAACATGGAGGTGATCGGCAAGGCAGGCAGCGAGTTTGCACAGCTGTGTGCCGAGACTAGGCACCGGCCTCTAAGCCACACAGGGGCCCGCAGAGACCCAGACAGGGGCCTGCCCGGACGCAAAAAGCGCAAGAGCCAACAGCCAGGGCCTTCGGACTGCTCCCTGAAGGAGGGTCGTGTCAGTGAGGGCTCTCTTCCCCTTCAGCGCCACCAGCCAGATCTCTTGGAGCGYCGCAGCGAGGACGAACGCAACCCAGAGTCCTCATTCAGTGActgtgcctcctctccctcctccagcctGCGCTTCGGGGATTCAGACACTCTGAGCTCAGAGGAAGAGGTTGAGGCTGGAGGGACAGGAGCAGCAGGGGGACCGCAGCCCCCACAGCAGGCGCCGGTCTCCACCACAGGGGGCGGGACAGGGGTGGGTCTGCGCACCATTCTGGGTCGGACTCGGGGAAGCCGCTCTCATAAGTGGGCACGGTTGGAGGTGGAGCCGGTGCTGCTGAAGCGGCCGTGTCTGAGCGGGCGGCGGCCACTGCATAGGAAGCGGTTTGTGAAGCCTGGGCCCGGCGGCATCCAGCGGACTCAGAAGCAGAAAGAGCGCCTTCTTCTCCAGAGGAAGAAGCGGGAGGTAATCGCTCGCAGGAAGTACGCGCTGCTCCACAGCACCAGCAGCTCCAGTGAGGAGCTGACCAGCGAGTCATCCTCACCCTCGTCCACAGAGGCAGAGGACGAGCTGTATGTAgatggcagcagcagcagccagccaAGCAGCGCAGCTGTGGCCACAG CCCCGCTGCCCATGACAGCTGACACAGAGCAGTACCTCGCTAGCTGCTTTGCCTTTGTCCTACGCAGGTCTGCAATCTGA